One Danio rerio strain Tuebingen ecotype United States chromosome 13, GRCz12tu, whole genome shotgun sequence DNA window includes the following coding sequences:
- the opn4a gene encoding melanopsin-A isoform X1, with product MEDHGHVAMVEESVYPFPTVDVPDHAHYTIGAVILTVGITGMLGNFLVIYAFSRSRTLRTPANLFIINLAITDFLMCATQAPIFFTTSMHKRWIFGEKGCELYAFCGALFGICSMITLMVIAVDRYFVITRPLASIGVLSQKRALLILLVAWVYSLGWSLPPFFGWSAYVPEGLLTSCTWDYMTFTPSVRAYTMLLFIFVFFIPLIVIIYCYFFIFRSIRTTNEAVGKINGDNKRDSMKRFQRLKNEWKMAKIALIVILMYVISWSPYSTVALTAFAGYSDFLTPYMNSVPAVIAKASAIHNPIIYAITHPKYRLAIAKYIPCLRLLLCVPKRDLHSFHSSLMSTRRSTVTSQSSDMSGRFRRTSTGKSRLSSASDSESGWTDTEADLSSMSSRPASRQVSCDISKDTAEMPDFKPCNSSSFKSKLKSHDSGIFEKSSSDVDDVSVAGIIQPDRTLTNAGDITDVPISRGAIGRIPSIVITSESSSLLPSVRPTYRISRSNVSTVGTNPARRDSRGGVQQGAAHLSNAAETPESGHIDNHRPQYL from the exons GTTGCTATGGTGGAAGAGTCGGTGTACCCTTTCCCAACAGTGGATGTGCCTGATCATGCCCATTACACTATTGGTGCCGTTATCCTCACCGTTGGCATTACTGGCATGCTGGGCAACTTCCTGGTCATCTATGCATTCAGCAG GAGCCGGACCCTGAGGACCCCCGCCAACTTGTTTATAATAAACCTGGCCATCACAGATTTCCTCATGTGTGCCACGCAGGCGCCCATCTTCTTCACCACCAGCATGCATAAAAGATGGATCTTTGGAGAGAAAG GTTGTGAGTTGTATGCCTTCTGTGGGGCTTTATTTGGCATCTGCTCCATGATCACGCTCATGGTTATTGCTGTGGATCGATACTTTGTGATCACGCGACCGCTGGCCTCCATCGGTGTGCTTTCTCAGAAGAGAGCTCTGCTCATCCTCCTTGTAGCCTGGGTGTATTCACTCGGCTGGAGTCTGCCACCTTTCTTTGGCTGGA GTGCTTATGTTCCCGAAGGGCTGTTGACCTCTTGTACCTGGGATTATATGACTTTCACACCCTCTGTGCGAGCTTACACTATGCTCCTCTTCATCTTCGTCTTCTTCATTCCACTCATCGTCATCATCTACTGCTATTTCTTCATTTTCCGATCCATTCGCACTACCAATGA AGCTGTGGGCAAAATTAATGGAGATAACAAACGAGACTCGATGAAACGATTCCAACGACTGAAAAATGAATGGAAGATGGCAAAAATTGCTCTTATTGTTATTCTTATGTATGTCATCTCCTGGTCTCCATACTCAACAGTGGCACTGACAGCCTTTGCTGG GTATTCTGATTTTCTCACACCATATATGAATTCAGTGCCAGCTGTGATTGCTAAAGCTTCAGCGATCCACAATCCCATAATCTACGCCATCACACACCCCAAATACAG GTTGGCTATTGCAAAGTACATCCCGTGTCTGCGTTTGCTTCTCTGTGTCCCCAAGCGTGACCTGCACTCGTTCCACAGCAGTTTAATGTCCACACGTCGCTCCACCGTCACGAGTCAGTCCTCTGATATGTCCGGACGATTCCGTAGAACCAGCACTGGCAAATCTCGACTGTCCTCCGCTTCTGATAGTGAATCT GGCTGGACCGACACTGAAGCTGATCTGTCGAGCATGAGCTCCAGGCCTGCCAGTCGACAGGTGTCCTGTGATATCAGTAAAGACACTGCGGAGATGCCAGACTTCAAACCTTGCAACTCATCCAGCTTCAAGTCCAAGCTCAAAAGCCATGACTCTGGAATCTTTGAAAAG AGCTCCTCTGATGTGGATGATGTGTCTGTGGCCGGAATCATTCAACCTGATCGCACTTTAACAAAC gCTGGTGACATTACAGATGTGCCCATTTCAAGAGGTGCGATTGGTCGGATTCCCAGTATCGTCATCACCTCTGAGTCCAGCTCTCTCCTGCCCTCGGTTCGTCCCACTTACAGAATCAGCCGCTCAAACGTGTCCACTGTTGGGACAAATCCAGCCAGGAGGGACTCACGTGGTGGAGTCCAGCAGGGGGCAGCGCATCTCTCCAATGCTGCTGAAACACCTGAGTCTGGCCATATAGACAACCATCGCCCTCAGTATCTCTAG
- the opn4a gene encoding melanopsin-A: MMSGAAHSVRKGISCPTQDPNCTRIVESLSAWNDSVMSAYRLVDLPPTTTTTTSVAMVEESVYPFPTVDVPDHAHYTIGAVILTVGITGMLGNFLVIYAFSRSRTLRTPANLFIINLAITDFLMCATQAPIFFTTSMHKRWIFGEKGCELYAFCGALFGICSMITLMVIAVDRYFVITRPLASIGVLSQKRALLILLVAWVYSLGWSLPPFFGWSAYVPEGLLTSCTWDYMTFTPSVRAYTMLLFIFVFFIPLIVIIYCYFFIFRSIRTTNEAVGKINGDNKRDSMKRFQRLKNEWKMAKIALIVILMYVISWSPYSTVALTAFAGYSDFLTPYMNSVPAVIAKASAIHNPIIYAITHPKYRLAIAKYIPCLRLLLCVPKRDLHSFHSSLMSTRRSTVTSQSSDMSGRFRRTSTGKSRLSSASDSESGWTDTEADLSSMSSRPASRQVSCDISKDTAEMPDFKPCNSSSFKSKLKSHDSGIFEKSSSDVDDVSVAGIIQPDRTLTNAGDITDVPISRGAIGRIPSIVITSESSSLLPSVRPTYRISRSNVSTVGTNPARRDSRGGVQQGAAHLSNAAETPESGHIDNHRPQYL, from the exons GTTGCTATGGTGGAAGAGTCGGTGTACCCTTTCCCAACAGTGGATGTGCCTGATCATGCCCATTACACTATTGGTGCCGTTATCCTCACCGTTGGCATTACTGGCATGCTGGGCAACTTCCTGGTCATCTATGCATTCAGCAG GAGCCGGACCCTGAGGACCCCCGCCAACTTGTTTATAATAAACCTGGCCATCACAGATTTCCTCATGTGTGCCACGCAGGCGCCCATCTTCTTCACCACCAGCATGCATAAAAGATGGATCTTTGGAGAGAAAG GTTGTGAGTTGTATGCCTTCTGTGGGGCTTTATTTGGCATCTGCTCCATGATCACGCTCATGGTTATTGCTGTGGATCGATACTTTGTGATCACGCGACCGCTGGCCTCCATCGGTGTGCTTTCTCAGAAGAGAGCTCTGCTCATCCTCCTTGTAGCCTGGGTGTATTCACTCGGCTGGAGTCTGCCACCTTTCTTTGGCTGGA GTGCTTATGTTCCCGAAGGGCTGTTGACCTCTTGTACCTGGGATTATATGACTTTCACACCCTCTGTGCGAGCTTACACTATGCTCCTCTTCATCTTCGTCTTCTTCATTCCACTCATCGTCATCATCTACTGCTATTTCTTCATTTTCCGATCCATTCGCACTACCAATGA AGCTGTGGGCAAAATTAATGGAGATAACAAACGAGACTCGATGAAACGATTCCAACGACTGAAAAATGAATGGAAGATGGCAAAAATTGCTCTTATTGTTATTCTTATGTATGTCATCTCCTGGTCTCCATACTCAACAGTGGCACTGACAGCCTTTGCTGG GTATTCTGATTTTCTCACACCATATATGAATTCAGTGCCAGCTGTGATTGCTAAAGCTTCAGCGATCCACAATCCCATAATCTACGCCATCACACACCCCAAATACAG GTTGGCTATTGCAAAGTACATCCCGTGTCTGCGTTTGCTTCTCTGTGTCCCCAAGCGTGACCTGCACTCGTTCCACAGCAGTTTAATGTCCACACGTCGCTCCACCGTCACGAGTCAGTCCTCTGATATGTCCGGACGATTCCGTAGAACCAGCACTGGCAAATCTCGACTGTCCTCCGCTTCTGATAGTGAATCT GGCTGGACCGACACTGAAGCTGATCTGTCGAGCATGAGCTCCAGGCCTGCCAGTCGACAGGTGTCCTGTGATATCAGTAAAGACACTGCGGAGATGCCAGACTTCAAACCTTGCAACTCATCCAGCTTCAAGTCCAAGCTCAAAAGCCATGACTCTGGAATCTTTGAAAAG AGCTCCTCTGATGTGGATGATGTGTCTGTGGCCGGAATCATTCAACCTGATCGCACTTTAACAAAC gCTGGTGACATTACAGATGTGCCCATTTCAAGAGGTGCGATTGGTCGGATTCCCAGTATCGTCATCACCTCTGAGTCCAGCTCTCTCCTGCCCTCGGTTCGTCCCACTTACAGAATCAGCCGCTCAAACGTGTCCACTGTTGGGACAAATCCAGCCAGGAGGGACTCACGTGGTGGAGTCCAGCAGGGGGCAGCGCATCTCTCCAATGCTGCTGAAACACCTGAGTCTGGCCATATAGACAACCATCGCCCTCAGTATCTCTAG